From the genome of Haloplanus vescus:
GACGTCCATCGCTGTCCGACTACCGCTCGTCGAGGGGGACGAATTCGCGCCCGCGCTCGCCGGCGTAGCGCGAGAGCGGCCGGATGAGGCGGTTGTCGTCGTACTGTTCGAGCATGTGTGCAATCCAGCCACCGACCCGCGAGAGGGCGAAGATGGGCGTGTAGATGTCCAGCGGGATGCCCATCTGGTAGTACATCGACGCGGAGTAGAAGTCGACGTTGGGCGAGAACCGCGTCATCTCGGCCATATGCTCCTCGATGGTGACGGAGTAGTCGTACCACTTCCGGTCGCCCGACTGCTCGCCGAGACGCTCCGAGTACGAGGCGAGGATGTTGGCTCGCGGGTCGCGGACGCTGTAGACGCGGTGGCCGAAGCCGGGGATGCGGCGGCCCTCCTCGACGGCCTGTTCGATCCACTCGTCGGGGTCCGCGTCGCTCTCGTCTATCTCTTTCAGCATCCGCATGACGTTCTGGTTGGCGCCGCCGTGGAGGCTCCCGGCGAGGGTGCCGATGGCGCTCGTGACGCCGCTGTGGAGATCCGAGAGCGTCGAGGTGGTCACCATCGAGGCGAACGTCGAGGCGTTCAACCCGTGGTCCGCGTGCAACACGAGGGCAGTGTCGAAGGCGTCGACCGCAACCGCGTCGGGTTCCTCGTCGTTCAGCATGTAGAGGAAGTTCTCGGCGTGGGTGAGGTCCTCACGCGGGGCGACGGGCTCGTTGCCGTCGCGGAGTCGGGTGAACGCCGC
Proteins encoded in this window:
- the citZ gene encoding citrate synthase; amino-acid sequence: MSDEVKRGLDGVVVFESNLSYIDGDAGELGYRGYAIEDFAQEASFEEVLSLLWNGAWPTPAEHEEFVARLAAERDLAPPVYDLIEELAAQDENPMAMLRTVTSMLSAYDPDTDAEPDDREANIAKGCRITAKIPTALAAFTRLRDGNEPVAPREDLTHAENFLYMLNDEEPDAVAVDAFDTALVLHADHGLNASTFASMVTTSTLSDLHSGVTSAIGTLAGSLHGGANQNVMRMLKEIDESDADPDEWIEQAVEEGRRIPGFGHRVYSVRDPRANILASYSERLGEQSGDRKWYDYSVTIEEHMAEMTRFSPNVDFYSASMYYQMGIPLDIYTPIFALSRVGGWIAHMLEQYDDNRLIRPLSRYAGERGREFVPLDER